One genomic window of Coregonus clupeaformis isolate EN_2021a chromosome 12, ASM2061545v1, whole genome shotgun sequence includes the following:
- the LOC121578183 gene encoding mitochondrial import receptor subunit TOM6 homolog — translation MSGAGKKAIGAPSGGVVEWISTACRFATDRNDFRRNLMVNLGLFAAGVWVARNLSDFDLMSPQPIT, via the exons ATGAGCGGAGCTGGGAAAAAGGCTATCGGGGCACCGTCTGGTGGTGTCGTGGAATGGATCAGTACCGCATGTCGATTTGCTACAGATAGAAATGATTTCAGAAG GAACCTGATGGTCAACCTGGGCCTCTTTGCAGCTGGAGTTTGGGTTGCCAGGAATCTCTCAGATTTTGACCTGATGTCCCCTCAACCAATCACCTAG
- the LOC121578656 gene encoding UPF0739 protein C1orf74 homolog: MASSDVFVAAARKCLRVGKKVFSATVSLNLAAQVLAVDLGLKPALLYDSNTASAEQVQQYLNSLQAAQLVSKSLQTVVISENSLIVNPSLTIANLEELLLRRTVTVVDICHSLEQPAVTELQWGAIRDMIQALLAHIRQFGQHSAMRNGPHRIEKRHCEAWNLCTLFGILLGYPSTYWFDQSRSFENCLAMSPLVVTKAVASWQGGVAGHRCCLYSFSTPEVLQAETLSVMASWTTQLQERFKQQTVFSGLSVTRSTVTLPSVAL, translated from the coding sequence ATGGCTTCTTCAGACGTCTTTGTTGCTGCTGCTCGCAAATGTCTACGGGTTGGAAAGAAAGTCTTCTCCGCCACTGTGAGTCTGAACCTGGCTGCTCAGGTCCTGGCTGTGGACTTGGGCCTGAAGCCCGCTCTGCTATATGACAGTAATACAGCATCTGCAGAGCAGGTCCAACAGTATCTAAACTCTCTGCAGGCTGCACAACTTGTGTCCAAATCTCTCCAGACAGTGGTCATCAGTGAGAATTCCTTGATTGTGAACCCATCCCTAACTATAGCAAACCTGGAGGAACTTCTCTTGAGGAGGACTGTGACTGTGGTGGATATATGTCACTCACTGGAGCAGCCTGCCGTcactgagctacagtggggagctATCAGGGACATGATTCAGGCATTACTTGCTCATATTAGACAGTTTGGGCAACATTCTGCGATGAGAAATGGCCCTCACCGAATCGAAAAGAGACATTGTGAGGCATGGAATCTGTGTACTCTCTTTGGGATTCTATTGGGCTACCCCTCCACATACTGGTTTGACCAGAGCAGGAGCTTTGAGAACTGCCTAGCTATGTCTCCGCTGGTGGTGACCAAGGCTGTGGCGTCCTGGCAGGGTGGTGTTGCGGGTCACAGGTGTTGCCTGTATTCCTTCAGCACCCCAGAGGTGCTGCAGGCAGAGACTCTGTCAGTGATGGCTAGCTGGACTACACAACTTCAGGAACGATTTAAGCAGCAGACTGTCTTCTCTGGACTCAGTGTGACCAGATCAACTGTCACCTTACCTTCTGTGGCTCTATGA